Proteins encoded together in one Oscillospiraceae bacterium window:
- a CDS encoding glycosyltransferase — protein sequence MNILILTVTAGHGHNQTAKSIYNYATAKGHNALILDSLEYINPLLKDTVNKAYLLSTSLSPKAYGKVYSLIENKDTNDSLISGQNITTTILSKKIIKFIKDFKPDAIICTHVFSAIFVSDIKKEGIDALTFGIVTDYTLHPFWNETNIDYYVLPNEYLTYQTVSKGIPEEKILPFGIPIDSKFNKKLDKKLARELVGIDNKPTILMMSGSMGYGNMFKQLEAISKLPYDFQIVSICGNNKSTKKKIDSHTFPKKVYNIGFSDKVDIYMDACDIIITKPGGLTVSEALAKKIPMILTNPIPGHEARNREFLINMGVAMTNSKTYPIEEVVAQILTSPKKLQTMENAIDLIRKPEASKTLIEFIEEIKND from the coding sequence ATGAATATTTTAATTCTTACAGTTACTGCAGGACATGGTCACAACCAAACTGCAAAGTCAATATATAATTATGCAACGGCTAAAGGTCACAATGCGTTAATTCTTGATTCTTTAGAATACATAAATCCACTTTTAAAAGATACAGTTAATAAGGCTTATTTACTTTCTACATCTCTTTCGCCAAAAGCATACGGCAAGGTATATTCTCTTATTGAAAACAAAGATACAAATGACTCTTTGATTTCAGGACAGAATATTACAACTACCATTCTTTCCAAAAAAATAATTAAATTTATCAAAGATTTTAAACCAGATGCTATTATCTGCACTCATGTTTTCTCTGCTATATTTGTATCAGATATTAAAAAAGAAGGGATTGACGCTCTCACTTTCGGCATCGTTACTGACTATACTCTGCATCCTTTCTGGAATGAAACAAATATTGATTATTATGTTTTACCTAATGAATACCTTACATATCAGACTGTTTCAAAAGGAATTCCCGAAGAAAAAATACTTCCTTTTGGTATTCCTATTGATTCAAAATTCAATAAAAAACTTGATAAGAAATTGGCAAGAGAGCTTGTAGGCATAGATAATAAACCTACCATTTTAATGATGAGCGGTTCTATGGGATATGGAAATATGTTCAAGCAACTTGAAGCAATCTCTAAACTTCCTTATGATTTTCAGATAGTATCTATTTGCGGAAATAATAAATCCACCAAGAAAAAAATTGACTCTCATACTTTTCCTAAAAAAGTATATAACATCGGTTTTTCTGATAAAGTAGATATATATATGGATGCATGTGATATCATTATTACAAAGCCCGGAGGTCTTACTGTTTCAGAAGCACTTGCTAAAAAAATCCCTATGATTCTTACCAATCCAATTCCGGGGCACGAAGCGAGAAACAGAGAGTTTTTAATAAATATGGGCGTTGCAATGACAAATTCTAAAACATATCCTATAGAAGAAGTAGTTGCACAAATTTTAACAAGTCCTAAAAAACTTCAAACAATGGAGAATGCTATTGATTTAATAAGAAAGCCTGAAGCATCAAAAACCCTTATTGAATTTATAGAAGAAATTAAAAATGATTAA
- a CDS encoding HlyD family efflux transporter periplasmic adaptor subunit has product MKKTVITFIFTFTILSGIMFADYLVNNNFIMVKTEPVLSKEMNKYINATGICQEQNKREIRVDLPLYVDKIYVNVGDKIQRGQKVLKLNKESFENRLELQSVTVSSVNNDNLIAKINNFNEEITSPINGVVTKLNVCEGAEINISTPVMVISDLDNLVIKASVPENIISDIYVGQTVLISNDSLYNKVKGEVIKIHPVGEKKDMFSSQSFITVDVIANDYESIRPETTLNLEFLKNEKKKNIIIPFDAVMFDEENPYVFIDNLGYAVKRYVNLGEEYDIEVEVLSGIKEGDKLILNPKINKIKEGDKILKIE; this is encoded by the coding sequence ATGAAAAAAACTGTTATTACTTTTATTTTTACATTTACAATATTATCGGGAATAATGTTTGCTGACTACTTGGTAAATAATAATTTCATAATGGTAAAAACCGAACCTGTTTTGTCAAAAGAAATGAATAAGTATATAAATGCAACAGGAATTTGCCAGGAGCAGAATAAGCGGGAAATAAGAGTTGATTTGCCTTTATATGTTGACAAAATTTATGTTAATGTAGGAGACAAAATCCAAAGAGGGCAAAAAGTATTAAAATTAAATAAAGAAAGTTTTGAAAACAGACTTGAACTTCAAAGTGTTACTGTAAGTTCAGTAAATAATGATAACTTGATTGCAAAAATAAATAACTTTAATGAAGAAATTACAAGTCCCATAAATGGAGTTGTAACAAAACTTAATGTGTGTGAAGGTGCCGAAATAAACATATCAACACCTGTTATGGTAATATCAGATTTAGATAACCTTGTTATAAAAGCATCTGTTCCTGAAAATATTATAAGTGATATTTACGTTGGACAGACAGTACTTATATCCAATGATTCTCTTTATAATAAAGTAAAAGGAGAAGTTATTAAAATTCATCCTGTAGGCGAAAAAAAAGATATGTTTAGTTCTCAGAGTTTTATAACAGTAGATGTAATAGCAAATGATTACGAAAGTATTCGCCCTGAAACTACATTAAACCTTGAATTTTTAAAAAATGAGAAAAAGAAAAATATAATAATACCGTTTGATGCTGTAATGTTTGATGAGGAAAATCCTTATGTTTTTATAGATAATCTTGGTTACGCTGTAAAAAGATATGTTAATTTAGGGGAAGAATATGACATTGAGGTTGAAGTATTAAGTGGTATAAAAGAAGGGGACAAACTTATTTTAAATCCTAAAATAAACAAGATAAAAGAAGGGGATAAAATCCTTAAGATTGAATAG
- a CDS encoding manganese catalase family protein, whose translation MFKHEKMLFHPVGVEKPNPQYAALLQEQLGGGNGEMKAAMQYMSQSFRIKDPEIKDLFLDIAAEELGHMEMIAQTINLLNGHDVDASKVPAGEIQTHVQLGLNPGLVNASGYSWTGDYVTVTGDLCADLLSNIASEQRAKVVYEYLYRQIDDKKVKETIDFLLNREEAHNQMFRDAFNKVQDTGSNRDFGTTKAARMYFSMSEPSPNLKDNKEVDTKKPSFN comes from the coding sequence ATGTTTAAACACGAAAAAATGTTATTTCATCCGGTTGGGGTAGAAAAGCCAAACCCTCAGTATGCAGCACTCTTGCAAGAACAGTTAGGCGGAGGGAACGGAGAAATGAAAGCGGCAATGCAGTATATGTCTCAAAGTTTCAGGATTAAAGACCCTGAAATTAAGGATTTATTTTTAGATATTGCGGCTGAAGAATTAGGGCATATGGAAATGATTGCACAAACTATAAACCTTTTGAACGGGCATGATGTAGATGCAAGTAAAGTTCCTGCGGGCGAAATTCAAACCCATGTGCAGTTAGGGCTTAATCCGGGACTTGTAAATGCATCTGGATATTCATGGACAGGGGACTATGTAACCGTAACAGGAGATTTATGTGCAGATTTGCTTTCAAATATAGCATCTGAGCAAAGAGCAAAGGTTGTTTATGAATACTTGTACAGACAAATAGATGATAAAAAAGTGAAAGAAACAATTGATTTTCTGTTAAACCGTGAAGAAGCACATAATCAGATGTTCCGTGATGCTTTTAATAAAGTTCAGGATACAGGCTCAAACCGTGATTTCGGAACTACGAAAGCGGCAAGAATGTATTTTAGTATGTCTGAACCATCCCCAAACTTAAAAGATAACAAAGAAGTCGATACTAAGAAACCATCTTTTAATTAA
- a CDS encoding FtsX-like permease family protein has product MFFYDYLRFSFKGLFSKKARFFLTVLSIFVGVVSIIVISSIGSSGQNAINMELENLGLNGTSIKSKKYNLTTKDVENVKEYLGSKYLVSSMSKEIATGIYQSKELNLFLCGGETDALDILNMEIVYGRGIRDKDVKENRKNLILSKNNSKKIFGKENSVGEKITILTPFSQNEFTVVGIVDNSNIYDMVSENIPPFLYVPSSAFLEMFKSEFVGEISVLSKNEEDVSVVSENVITYMEKENDGKNIFYFENMNSYKKSISNVVGIVALIITLIGAVSLVVGGISVMNTMLISVNERKREIGLKKALGSTNGSIMFEFLIETLIIVLISCIMGIGLGLGISYLLMKSYGIKLIIDFKNLILAVVFSLFIGVVFGVYPALKASRLNPVESLKG; this is encoded by the coding sequence ATGTTTTTTTATGATTATTTAAGGTTTTCTTTTAAAGGGCTTTTTTCTAAAAAAGCAAGATTTTTTTTAACAGTATTAAGTATATTTGTCGGTGTCGTTTCAATAATTGTCATTTCGTCAATAGGAAGTTCGGGGCAAAATGCGATTAATATGGAACTTGAAAATCTGGGACTTAATGGGACAAGCATTAAATCAAAAAAATACAATCTGACTACAAAAGATGTAGAAAATGTTAAAGAGTATCTTGGAAGCAAGTACCTTGTTTCATCAATGTCAAAAGAGATTGCCACAGGAATATATCAAAGTAAAGAATTAAATCTTTTTTTGTGCGGAGGGGAAACCGATGCGCTTGATATTTTAAATATGGAAATTGTTTACGGCAGAGGTATTCGGGATAAAGATGTCAAAGAAAACAGAAAAAATCTTATATTATCTAAAAATAATTCAAAAAAAATATTTGGGAAAGAGAATTCAGTTGGTGAAAAAATTACAATATTAACACCTTTTTCGCAAAACGAATTTACCGTTGTAGGAATAGTTGATAACAGTAATATTTACGATATGGTAAGTGAAAACATACCGCCTTTTTTGTATGTGCCGTCAAGCGCTTTTTTAGAAATGTTTAAATCAGAATTTGTAGGGGAAATATCAGTTCTTAGTAAAAACGAAGAAGATGTGAGCGTCGTGTCGGAAAATGTTATAACATATATGGAAAAAGAAAATGACGGAAAGAATATTTTCTATTTTGAGAATATGAACAGTTATAAGAAAAGCATTTCAAATGTTGTGGGAATTGTTGCTCTTATAATTACTCTCATTGGAGCAGTGTCGCTTGTTGTAGGCGGAATTTCAGTTATGAATACAATGCTTATATCGGTTAATGAAAGAAAAAGAGAGATTGGTTTAAAAAAGGCACTTGGCTCTACCAATGGTTCAATAATGTTTGAATTTCTTATAGAAACATTGATTATTGTCCTGATATCCTGTATAATGGGAATAGGTTTAGGTTTGGGAATTTCATATCTTCTTATGAAAAGTTATGGAATAAAACTTATTATCGATTTTAAAAATCTGATTCTTGCAGTAGTTTTTTCTCTTTTTATCGGAGTTGTTTTTGGAGTATATCCTGCCTTAAAAGCATCCAGACTTAATCCTGTCGAAAGTTTAAAAGGTTAG